The stretch of DNA TTATTCAAGATACCATCACTGCTTTTATAGCCACAAATGGAAAATTCACCTTAGCACGCTAAAACCAAATATGGATGATGGCTAACTCTAACAAACACCACAACACTCAAATTTCGAACGAAAAAAAACCACCTTTTGGGTGGTTTTAGCTAACTTAACGTTCTGATTTCATCAATATCAAATGGTGCCCGGGGCGAGACTTGAACTCGCACGGCGTTGCCGCCGAGGGATTTTAAATCCCTTGTGTCTACCGATTCCACCACCCGGGCGTACTTGATATTGGAGGCGCGTCCCGGAGTCGAACCGAGGTAGGCGGATTTGCAATCCGCAGCATGGCCACTCTGCCAACGCGCCGTAATATTCATACAGAATATTAATTTGGAGCGGGAAACGAGACTCGAACTCGCGACCCCGACCTTGGCAAGGTCGTGCTCTACCAACTGAGCTATTCCCGCGCCTAAAGCATTATATCAGAACTTACTGATTTAGCTGCTTATCCCAATCAAGGCTGCTGCCGTAATTGGATGCTGTGCATTCTACTTACCTGACGAGGTGAGTCAATAGAATTATTACAACATTTAGTTCGTTTGCTGCTTTTTCCGGCGTATCGGCTATGGTTCCAGCAAGTCTGCCTTAGAGGCTTTCAAATATTGGAACATCGACCAGAATGTTAAGATCGTGGCAATGTATAACAAAATAAAACCAAAAATCTCAACCATGTGGTTAGGCCGCCACAACAATATCACCAAAGCCAGCATTTGCGCGGAGGTTTTTACTTTTCCTACCCATGAAACCGCAACGCTACTTCGTTTACCTATTTCGGCCATCCACTCTCTCAATGCAGAAATAATAATTTCACGCGCGATCATGGTAGCGGCTGGTAGTGATATCCACCAAACGTGATAGTACTCAGAAACTAACACTAATGCTGTCGCAACCATCACCTTATCGGCAACCGGATCGAGAAAAGCACCAAAGCGTGTAGTTTGCTTCCAACGTCGAGCCAGAAAGCCATCAAACCAGTCGGTTACCGCAGCAACCACAAAAATAATGGCACAGACCATCGGAGCCCACTGATATTGTGCCGGTAGATAAAACGCCACAACAAAGAATGGGATCAAAATGATACGAAAAAGTGTAAGCAGAGTCGGTATATTAAATTGCATAGTGCTATGGTGCTCTATTGCTGTTCAGTATAAAAAGGAAGGCGTATGCCTATGTTGCTACATACTCTTCAGGGTTTCAATGCATTGTGTATCTTTTCTGCTAAAGATTGCGATATCCCAGGTATTTTTGCGATCTCTTCGACGGTAGCGCTTAATAATGGTTGCAAGCCTCCCATATATTTTAGCAATGCCTGACGACGCTTGGGCCCCACACCTTCAATATGTTCTAACGCGCTGGTATTTCTGACTTTTGCCCGACGCTGGCGATGCCCGGATATGGCATGGTCGTGCGAATCATCACGAATATGTTGAATCACATGCAACGCCGGAGAATCTGGCGGTAAGGAAAATCCTTCACCTTCAGCAGCTAAAAATAGAGTTTCCAACCCCGCTTTACGGTCACTACCTTTAGCGATGCCAACCAATAATGGCTTTGACTTATCCCAATCGACATCTAACTGGTTAAAAACATCGATAGCTTGCCCCAACTGCCCTTTTCCACCATCAATAAAAATCACATCCGGAATTTTCTCATCCGTTAGTGCTTTTCCATATCGCCGCTTTAGTACTTGCGACATCGCCGCGTAATCATCACCGGGTGTTATACCGGTAATATTGTAACGCCGATATTCAGAACGCAATGGGCCATTGCTATCAAAGACAACACAGGAGGCAACGGTTTCTTCCCCCATAGTATGGCTGATATCAAAACACTCCATCCGGTTAATTTTAGTTAGTTTCAATACCTCTGCCAGTGATGCCAGACGCTGATGGATTGTTGATTGTTGAGATAATTTAGTTTTAAGTGCAATTTGTGCATTGGTTCTTGCCAATTTCAAATAACGAGCGCGATCCCCTCTGGGATTGCTTTGTATCTGAATTTTTCGCCCGGCAACTTCTGATAATGTTTCTTCCAGTGCATTTTTATCCGGTAAGGAGAAATCCAGTAAAATTTCTCCGGGTAACGATCTTGACTGGCTTCCCTGCAAATAGAACTGACCAACGAAAGTCTGAACCACTTCATCCAACTCAGTTCCTTTAGGAATTTTAGGATAATAACTGCGGCTGCCCAGCACTTTGCCCTGCCGTAAGAACAAGACATGCATACATGCCAGGCCGGCCTCATAAGAAACACCTATTACGTCCAAATCATCGCTATCGCCAGAAACGAATTGCTTTTCAGTGACTCGCCGAATTGCCTGAATTTGATCGCGAATACGCGCCGCTTCTTCAAAATTGAGTGACTGGCTTGCCTGCTCCATATTGGTTATCAGTTGGTTCAGAACTTGTTGATCTTTACCTTCCAGAAACAATCGAACATAGTTGACCTGTTTCTGATACTCATCATCACTGACCAGTCCAGCGACACAAGGTCCTAAACAGCGACCAATTTGATATTGCAGGCAAGGACGTGAACGATTGCGATAAACACTGTCCTCACATTGGCGTACAGGGAAAAGTTTCTGCAGCAACGCTAAAGTTTCACGCACAGCCCCTGAATTAGGAAACGGCCCAAAGTACTCTCCTTTGGCGTGTTTTGCTCCCCGATGCATTTTTAAGCGAGGGTGTTTATCTGAACTAAGGAAAATTAGCGGGTAAGACTTATCATCGCGCAACAAAACGTTATAGCGCGGCTGGTATAACTTAATATAGTTGTGTTCGAGTAATAACGCTTCTGTTTCAGTATGGGTTACCGTAACATCAATATTAGCAATACTCTTAACCAACGCCTCTGTTTTTCGACTACTTACGTTCTGACGAAAATAGCTGGAGAGACGCTTTTTGAGATCTTTTGCCTTTCCTACATAAATAACAACGCCAGAAGTATCGTACATACGATAAACTCCTGGCTCATTCGTTA from Limnobaculum xujianqingii encodes:
- the pgsA gene encoding CDP-diacylglycerol--glycerol-3-phosphate 3-phosphatidyltransferase: MQFNIPTLLTLFRIILIPFFVVAFYLPAQYQWAPMVCAIIFVVAAVTDWFDGFLARRWKQTTRFGAFLDPVADKVMVATALVLVSEYYHVWWISLPAATMIAREIIISALREWMAEIGKRSSVAVSWVGKVKTSAQMLALVILLWRPNHMVEIFGFILLYIATILTFWSMFQYLKASKADLLEP
- the uvrC gene encoding excinuclease ABC subunit UvrC, coding for MTDSFDSKAFLKYVTNEPGVYRMYDTSGVVIYVGKAKDLKKRLSSYFRQNVSSRKTEALVKSIANIDVTVTHTETEALLLEHNYIKLYQPRYNVLLRDDKSYPLIFLSSDKHPRLKMHRGAKHAKGEYFGPFPNSGAVRETLALLQKLFPVRQCEDSVYRNRSRPCLQYQIGRCLGPCVAGLVSDDEYQKQVNYVRLFLEGKDQQVLNQLITNMEQASQSLNFEEAARIRDQIQAIRRVTEKQFVSGDSDDLDVIGVSYEAGLACMHVLFLRQGKVLGSRSYYPKIPKGTELDEVVQTFVGQFYLQGSQSRSLPGEILLDFSLPDKNALEETLSEVAGRKIQIQSNPRGDRARYLKLARTNAQIALKTKLSQQSTIHQRLASLAEVLKLTKINRMECFDISHTMGEETVASCVVFDSNGPLRSEYRRYNITGITPGDDYAAMSQVLKRRYGKALTDEKIPDVIFIDGGKGQLGQAIDVFNQLDVDWDKSKPLLVGIAKGSDRKAGLETLFLAAEGEGFSLPPDSPALHVIQHIRDDSHDHAISGHRQRRAKVRNTSALEHIEGVGPKRRQALLKYMGGLQPLLSATVEEIAKIPGISQSLAEKIHNALKP